One window from the genome of Cucumis melo cultivar AY chromosome 10, USDA_Cmelo_AY_1.0, whole genome shotgun sequence encodes:
- the LOC103502663 gene encoding proline transporter 1-like isoform X1, whose translation MVPLGWIPGVIGLIAAAAISLYASTLIAHLHEYGGKRHIRYRDLAGFIYGRKAYYITWGLQYVNLFMFNMGYMIIAGQSLKAVYVLFSDGHGMKLPYFIAIAGVVCALFAISIPHLSALRIWLGFSTVFSLVYIVVVLVLSIQDGMNAPARDYSVPGSSTSKIFTTLGASANLVFSINTGMLPEIQATLRPPVVKNMLKALYFQFTIGGLPMYAVILAGYWAYGSSTSTYLVNSVNGPVWVKAMANISAFLQTVISMHIFAIPMYEYLDTKYGIVGSTVNIKNLSFRIGMRGGYMGITTLVSAMLPFLGDCMSLTGAISTFPLTFILANHMYLVAKKPKLSSLQQLWHWFNVFFFGCMSLAAGVAALRLIIVDSKNYHIFADI comes from the exons TGGTTGGATACCTGGAGTTATTGGTTTAATTGCAGCAGCCGCCATTTCATTATATGCAAGTACTCTTATCGCCCACCTCCATGAATACGGCGGGAAGAGGCATATCAGATACCGAGATTTAGCAGGCTTTATATACG GGAGGAAAGCTTATTATATTACATGGGGATTACAATATGTGAATCTTTTCATGTTTAACATGGGATATATGATCATTGCTGGTCAATCCTTGAAG GCTGTTTATGTCCTCTTCAGTGATGGCCACGGTATGAAGCTTCCCTATTTTATAGCCATTGCTGGTGTTGTTTGTGCATTGTTTGCAATATCAATACCCCATTTATCAGCTCTAAGAATTTGGCTGGGATTCTCAACTGTTTTCAGTTTGGTATACATTGTCGTTGTACTTGTACTGTCTATTCAGGATG GAATGAACGCTCCTGCAAGAGATTATAGCGTCCCAGGATCCTCCACTAGCAAAATTTTTACGACGCTAGGAGCATCTGCTAATTTGGTTTTTTCCATCAATACTGGAATGCTTCCAGAGATTCAG GCAACATTAAGGCCGCCTGTAGTGAAGAACATGCTAAAGGCTTTGTACTTCCAGTTCACCATCGGAGGTTTGCCCATGTATGCGGTTATTTTGGCAGGATATTGGGCATATGGATCTTCCACCTCAACTTATTTAGTCAACAGTGTAAACGGTCCAGTCTGGGTGAAGGCAATGGCAAATATATCCGCTTTCCTTCAAACAGTCATCTCTATGCAT ATATTTGCTATCCCAATGTACGAGTATTTGGACACGAAGTATGGGATAGTAGGAAGCACGGTGAATATAAAGAACTTATCATTCAGAATAGGCATGAGAGGAGGGTACATGGGCATAACCACGCTGGTCTCGGCTATGCTGCCCTTCCTTGGAGATTGTATGAGCCTTACAGGAGCAATCAGCAcattcccactaacatttatacttgCAAACCACATGTACCTTGTAGCAAAGAAGCCAAAACTCAGTTCTTTACAGCAGCTTTGGCATTGGTTTAATGTTTTCTTCTTTGGTTGTATGTCTTTAGCAGCAGGAGTTGCAGCATTGAGGCTCATAATAGTAGACTCCAAAAACTACCACATATTTGCTGATATATGa
- the LOC103502663 gene encoding proline transporter 1-like isoform X2, with the protein MVPLGWIPGVIGLIAAAAISLYASTLIAHLHEYGGKRHIRYRDLAGFIYGRKAYYITWGLQYVNLFMFNMGYMIIAGQSLKAVYVLFSDGHGMKLPYFIAIAGVVCALFAISIPHLSALRIWLGFSTVFSLVYIVVVLVLSIQDGMNAPARDYSVPGSSTSKIFTTLGASANLVFSINTGMLPEIQAACSEEHAKGFVLPVHHRRFAHVCGYFGRILGIWIFHLNLFSQQCKRSSLGEGNGKYIRFPSNSHLYAYICYPNVRVFGHEVWDSRKHGEYKELIIQNRHERRVHGHNHAGLGYAALPWRLYEPYRSNQHIPTNIYTCKPHVPCSKEAKTQFFTAALALV; encoded by the exons TGGTTGGATACCTGGAGTTATTGGTTTAATTGCAGCAGCCGCCATTTCATTATATGCAAGTACTCTTATCGCCCACCTCCATGAATACGGCGGGAAGAGGCATATCAGATACCGAGATTTAGCAGGCTTTATATACG GGAGGAAAGCTTATTATATTACATGGGGATTACAATATGTGAATCTTTTCATGTTTAACATGGGATATATGATCATTGCTGGTCAATCCTTGAAG GCTGTTTATGTCCTCTTCAGTGATGGCCACGGTATGAAGCTTCCCTATTTTATAGCCATTGCTGGTGTTGTTTGTGCATTGTTTGCAATATCAATACCCCATTTATCAGCTCTAAGAATTTGGCTGGGATTCTCAACTGTTTTCAGTTTGGTATACATTGTCGTTGTACTTGTACTGTCTATTCAGGATG GAATGAACGCTCCTGCAAGAGATTATAGCGTCCCAGGATCCTCCACTAGCAAAATTTTTACGACGCTAGGAGCATCTGCTAATTTGGTTTTTTCCATCAATACTGGAATGCTTCCAGAGATTCAG GCCGCCTGTAGTGAAGAACATGCTAAAGGCTTTGTACTTCCAGTTCACCATCGGAGGTTTGCCCATGTATGCGGTTATTTTGGCAGGATATTGGGCATATGGATCTTCCACCTCAACTTATTTAGTCAACAGTGTAAACGGTCCAGTCTGGGTGAAGGCAATGGCAAATATATCCGCTTTCCTTCAAACAGTCATCTCTATGCAT ATATTTGCTATCCCAATGTACGAGTATTTGGACACGAAGTATGGGATAGTAGGAAGCACGGTGAATATAAAGAACTTATCATTCAGAATAGGCATGAGAGGAGGGTACATGGGCATAACCACGCTGGTCTCGGCTATGCTGCCCTTCCTTGGAGATTGTATGAGCCTTACAGGAGCAATCAGCAcattcccactaacatttatacttgCAAACCACATGTACCTTGTAGCAAAGAAGCCAAAACTCAGTTCTTTACAGCAGCTTTGGCATTGGTTTAA